The Verrucomicrobiota bacterium nucleotide sequence GAAGAGCGGCGTGAGCCTATTCTCCAGGATACTTCAGTCCTATCTGACGACGCACTTCGTCCAGACATTCCATAATTTTCACGCTCTCCTGAACGGGAAGGATGGTTCCCGATGTTTTCCCTTGAGCCACCAGACTCTCGAGTTCCATCACCTGATATTCCATCCCCCTCGTTGATAAAGGATATTCAAACCGTTCAAAGACCCTGTCATCATTTCCAAACACTGTGAAGCTCGTGGCCGTGTACCATACCGGGTCGATTGCGATCCGGCCCTTGCTTCCTATCACGACAGCCGTGTTGGATCCGCGAATATTGCTGGCGGAGTGAGTCACCGCGGAGCGCCCGCCCTCATAACTCAGGATGACGCTAGTCGACTGATCAACGCCAGTCTGCGTGTACGTTGCATTCGCAAGGATCCGTGAGGGTTGACCAAAGAGATCCCATGCGAAGGAGATCGGATAGATGCCGAGATCTAAGAGTGCCCCACCCCCAAGCTCCGGATTATTGATTCGGTGATTCGGATCATCAGGCAGGCAGTGGTTCATATCCGCGATCAGGGTATACACTTCGCCGATTACCCCAGACCGTATGATTTCACGAAGGCGAACCATGTGGGGAAGCCAGCGGGTCCACATCGCCTCGAGCACGACCAGCCCTCTCCGTTCGGCCAAGTCCACAACAGCCCGTGCCTCTGATGCATTCAGGGTGAATGGTTTTTCGACCAACGCATGCTTGCCTGCATCCAAAGCCAAACGTGCATTAGCCGCATGGAACGGATGTGGTGTGGACACATAGACCGCATCAATCCCCTCGAATGCAACAAGCTCCTCGGAGGAGCCGAAGGCTCCTCCGATGCCATAGGTGGATGCAAAAGCCCGGGCCGACTCCAGGGTTCGCGACCCTACTGCCGTCACGGAGTGTCCGGTTGCGAGCAAATCTTTGGCAAAGGCGTTGGCGATCCCTCCAGTACCGAGAATGCCCCAGCGAAGTTTTTTATTCATAACCTTTAGAAATCTTGGAATGCGTCTTAGTTAATCGCTTCCGTAGTCATCGCGATGATGACGCGGCTGCCTTGAATCTTTTCTTCAATGCTATGTCGTAGCCTGTCGATGGCTTCCTGAACTTGGGAAACTCTCTTCTCGGGGTCAAACTCCAGAAAGATTTCCACATAAACCTCGGAACCTGATCTTCGGGAGCGGATGCCGTGAAGTTCCTCGAAGTCGTTGAAATGCCTGGCCAACTCGGCAAGGATCATGATCTGACGCTCCTCCTCTAGTGTCCGGTCGAGAAGATCGTATACTGAGCTGGAAAAAATGCCGAGTGTCGCAGAAAGGACCGAGAGTGCTATCACAAGAGAGGCAGCGGGATCGATATAGGAGGCCCACTTCTGTCCGGCAAATGCCATGCTCAGACCGAGGGAAATCAGAATGAAAACATTCCCGATGAAACGGGTCATAAACAGCCTCGTCTGAGAATCCATAAGGGGCGACGGGGACTCCTGCGAAAGTCGATGGGTCCTGAAATAAAGCGACCCGTTAATTCCCGAGTAAACGATCTGCGACCCTATGCTCACCCAGAGACCGATTCCTGCAATATGACCCGGCGTGATAATGTTGCGGACAGCGTTCGCGGTGATGATGAGGAAGGAGAGAAGCATCACAAGCGCCACGAAGAGGCTCGAGATATTCTCGAGTTTACCAAGGCCGTACTCGTAGGTTTTTCCTCCACCACGATTGATGCGCCTGATCGCCACCCAAGAAAGGGTGATGGCAATGAACTCGATACCTGTCTTGAGAAAATCCGCCAACAGGATGCTGGAGTTCGACAACAGGAATGCGGTCGTAGTCAGGCATACATCGATCAATCCGGCAATAAAGAGTCCACGAAGGGCCTTTTCCTTCGAAGCTCCGTCTGACAACCCAAGAGTTGTCACGTGCGTAATTTTAGAACGGCTTCTTCGATGCTTTCCGTAATCTCGAGGAACTCCAGGAAATTACTCACCTCGAAAACCTTCAGGACATGCTCCCCGGGGGCGCAGAAAATCATGCGGGCATTCTTTTTTTTGGTCCGTTTCATGAAGACAAGTATCAGACGTAGACCGGCGCTACTAATATATACCAGATCTCTGAGGTTCATGATGAAGGTGTCACCCTTCTCGATCACCTCGATTATTTGCGTCTCTGCGGCGGGTGACGTCACGGTGTCGAGACGACCGGATAGATGAAGGATGTGTAATCCCTCATCCTGAGAATGGGTGATGTCGAAATCCGGGCGCTTGCTCATTCGTACTACAACCCTGTCATGTGAAATGCGGAAACACAAAAGCTAATGCACGCATTCAGGGCAGGCAAAGCAGGCACCTTAAAAGCTTAGACGCTTGGACCACGTTTCCTGAAACTTCGAATAACCATTCGCATCACGACCATCAGCGAGATGCCTCCGTAGAATGGATCGATCAGCGCATCCCAGAGATTAGCTGACTCCTGAAGATGCAGTAATGATCCCAGCTGAGACAGGATCAGGATGATCCCGAAGCGGTTGCCAAGCAGGAGCAGAATCACCGCAGCCACGGCTATCAGGACAGGAATCCAGATACCCCACCCCCAGCTGTAGGGATCATCGGAGCTCAGCCCTAATCCCATTGGGTAGAGGAGGAGAGCCGCCAACGCCCCGAAAGCCCAAGCGGCATTCCAATCAATGGACCGGAAAATCTTTTTTCCGCTGACCCTCTGCAAGAGAGCAACTACCAGCAGGCCTGTGAGAGTGAAGCTGGGATTCGATTCAAGCACCCGGATCCATGAGAAGGAAGACCACCCCTGAACAGGAATACGGAGCAGGAAGAAGGCCAGCAGGAGGGAGCCTGTGATCCTGGTGCGGGAGAGGTGGGGATTCCGCCCGAGGACCAGCAGCGAGAGCGCCAGCCAAGGAGCAAGGGCTCCGTAGAGGAGATGGATCACTTGCTGGCTCATGGCGTGATGCTCGTTGCCTCCTGCTTGCGAATCCACGCCTCGTTGAAGCTGGTCAGGGCGATCGCCTT carries:
- a CDS encoding Gfo/Idh/MocA family oxidoreductase — translated: MNKKLRWGILGTGGIANAFAKDLLATGHSVTAVGSRTLESARAFASTYGIGGAFGSSEELVAFEGIDAVYVSTPHPFHAANARLALDAGKHALVEKPFTLNASEARAVVDLAERRGLVVLEAMWTRWLPHMVRLREIIRSGVIGEVYTLIADMNHCLPDDPNHRINNPELGGGALLDLGIYPISFAWDLFGQPSRILANATYTQTGVDQSTSVILSYEGGRSAVTHSASNIRGSNTAVVIGSKGRIAIDPVWYTATSFTVFGNDDRVFERFEYPLSTRGMEYQVMELESLVAQGKTSGTILPVQESVKIMECLDEVRRQIGLKYPGE
- a CDS encoding cation diffusion facilitator family transporter — encoded protein: MTTLGLSDGASKEKALRGLFIAGLIDVCLTTTAFLLSNSSILLADFLKTGIEFIAITLSWVAIRRINRGGGKTYEYGLGKLENISSLFVALVMLLSFLIITANAVRNIITPGHIAGIGLWVSIGSQIVYSGINGSLYFRTHRLSQESPSPLMDSQTRLFMTRFIGNVFILISLGLSMAFAGQKWASYIDPAASLVIALSVLSATLGIFSSSVYDLLDRTLEEERQIMILAELARHFNDFEELHGIRSRRSGSEVYVEIFLEFDPEKRVSQVQEAIDRLRHSIEEKIQGSRVIIAMTTEAIN
- a CDS encoding STAS domain-containing protein, yielding MSKRPDFDITHSQDEGLHILHLSGRLDTVTSPAAETQIIEVIEKGDTFIMNLRDLVYISSAGLRLILVFMKRTKKKNARMIFCAPGEHVLKVFEVSNFLEFLEITESIEEAVLKLRT